The Dunckerocampus dactyliophorus isolate RoL2022-P2 chromosome 16, RoL_Ddac_1.1, whole genome shotgun sequence genome includes a window with the following:
- the LOC129168772 gene encoding clustered mitochondria protein homolog isoform X2 gives MRVSLSVSHAHRGCHNPLATPPHWLNKKRHLSCCYSPLVRPQSTMGNMVQCCHMLSGFCKCKDEPSGGMAERSPLLSSRDSDSSSTSTTTPADSEDDILTVSTDVPDGALHPEHFLFPDIVLSSHLGGDATLVEPMVCLLVSEEEEGKRMEVETQTQQEPQVGLPVHTATVVEKEQEVFMLQEDHEDANRKLACRTTAVSLWSEDVSGAGAEDISDEEKVDTHTDHKTEKDQRSVLLQSKTQTSHEEVGRAEMMLQADVCCEDLDDHKQPLRDIINLQEMTFSVRIKLPGADILELQVLGQTSVAELQQMLMDHELTCHRTCFSLHLDDTMLDAAMQLSSMEGLCGGMVKVVEESYSIRDARFHLRHVQDLLRSLDPTEAFNGANGRSVSHLTCFTQNRSIDGKSERSRWSPPDFLLPGSLQRPLLPLHPVHSDSEHLQCVRVLAYSSWNPPPGYRKMHGDLMYLHAVTMEGREVNITSSTRGFHLNQSTAFTFNPKPALPTILCHSLVELLSQVSSAFKKNFSSLQRRRIQQHPYERMVAPFPVFTWMAPHEDHSLDCIRVEDVHASRVGQDQHTAGQCRDWNEELQRARELPRNSPQDCLHRGRILFKTNRDFVEASRKGAVAVVDGHVMPLNPGEPPHMQMFLWNNIFFSLARDIAQHYRPLGGDAAAHAAASCDLRGVQAYTSVDTEGLHTLGSAVVDYRGFRVIAQTIVPGILEKNQEQSILYGSTDHGRTIMTHPRFVQLLEKASKPLRIQPHQVLDHRDTPVELYSGVETKGILGNDGRHYILDLLRTFPADLNFQYSEETQVNIEEVPKECQSFGYPQRHHHSLANLRPELMNAFVQHRYDTYLKIAGTHQRGGVSEWKEPVDNRKDTDHDKASGGDFDIRFNPDLCSPGVRFVSAEDLSCQRRLLWDAAAFLLSSQIPLVLQDCLDHRMAPMDGATLTSVLHQRGVNIRYLGTLLRQLDNMEDSGRHYHVQRMCVIEMVTRSAKHVFRTYLQEVEHATLSAAVSHFLNCLLTSSTLDSSDQMLSRRRSHHRRRSRSHCGRAAGAAWARLTPSELWVRIRTDAEDYYHYTLDSAFMEDHGLQRVSLLREFTIKTGIQVRMRDYTMDSRTRAIFGEEDVVNMLAVVKHVTYTASSATWLLEHAYAAVRRGHVSAAFDLVSQALMLFTSVCGALHEDTCTCLRLLGRLSYTLGQHANAVRHQERAVMSSERTRGVDHPQTIHDYTWLALYCVAAGQHCTSLRLLYRARYLTLLVTGDDHPHIALLDSMLGVVLHGLMELDLSLKFLHNASILTSKYHGATSTKHAHSHHLLALLHHSRGDFESARRHESQACSIYETQVGQNHDRSRESSKYLKDLTQQAGRSIKQDSKLTPPPQCFHTMLQQLNMTCEDDLIPLRAEESTRLRLWEVKVQDLEKCLSSNTFSAAFMEEADVLGQLAVKSVFLQSL, from the exons ATGCGCGTGTCCCTGTCTGTCAGCCACGCCCACCGCGGATGTCACAACCCACTGGCCACGCCCCCTCactggttaaataaaaaaagacacctCAGCTGCTGTTACAGTCCTCTTGTCCGCCCACAAAGCACCATGGGTAACATGGTCCAGTGCTGCCACATGCTCTCAGGGTTCTGCAAGTGCAAGGATGAGCCATCAGGGGGCATGGCCGAGAGGTCTCCTCTGCTGTCCAGCCGAGACAGCGACAGCAGCTCCACCTCCACGACCACGCCTGCCGATTCGGAGGACGACATCCTCACCGTTTCCACCGACGTCCCGGACGGGGCCCTGCACcccgagcacttcctgttcccggACATTGTCCTGAGCAGTCACCTCGGGGGGGACGCCACCCTGGTGGAACCCATGGTCTGTTTGCTGGtgtctgaggaggaggaggggaaacGGATGGAGGTGGAGACACAAACGCAGCAGGAGCCACAGGTGGGGTTGCCGGTGCACACGGCGACTGTAGTAGAGAAGGAGCAGGAGGTCTTCATGTTGCAAGAAGATCATGAAGATGCTAACAGGAAGTTAGCTTGCAGGACAACAGCTGTGAGTTTGTGGTCTGAAGATGTGTCAGGAGCGGGTGCAGAGGACATCAGTGACGAAGAAAAAGTAGACACTCACACAGACCACAAGACTGAAAAAGACCAGAGGTCTGTTCTTTTACAGTCAAAGACACAAACGTCACATGAGGAGGTGGGCAGAGCTGAGATGATGTTGCAAGCAG ACGTTTGCTGTGAAGATTTGGATGACCACAAGCAGCCACTCAGGGACATCATCAACCTTCAAGAGATGACCTTCTCTGTCAGGATTAAACTTCCTGGAGCGGACATCTTGGAGCTTCAG GTGCTAGGCCAGACGTCTGTGGCGGAGCTTCAGCAGATGTTAATGGATCATGAGCTGACCTGCCATCGCACATGCTTCTCTCTCCATCTGGACGACACTATGCTGGATGCTGCCATGCAGCTGAGCTCCATGGAGGGTCTTTGTGGAGGCATGGTCAAGGTGGTAGAAG AGAGTTACTCCATACGGGACGCTCGCTTCCATCTGAGGCACGTCCAGGATCTTCTGAGGAGCCTGGACCCCACAGAGGCTTTCAATGGAGCCAATGGACGCTCTGTGTCTCACCTCACCTGCTTTACCCAAAATAGAAGCATAG ATGGTAAGAGTGAGAGATCCAGGTGGTCTCCACCTGACTTCCTTCTCCCTGGAAGCCTCCAGCGCCCTCTTCTTCCTCTGCATCCTGTCCACAGCGACTCCGAG CATCTCCAGTGTGTGAGGGTGTTGGCCTACAGCAGCTGGAACCCTCCTCCGGGGTACAGGAAGATGCATGGAGACCTGATGTACCTCCACGCTGTGACCATGGAGGGACGAGAAGTCAACATCACGTCGTCCACACGCGGCTTCCATCTCAACCA GTCAACAGCTTTCACCTTCAACCCCAAACCTGCACTTCCAACAATCCTTTGCCACTCGTTAGTGGAGCTGCTGAGTCAAGTCAGTTCTGCCTTCAAGAAGAACTTCAGCAGCCTGCAGAGGAGAAG GATCCAGCAGCATCCTTATGAGCGGATGGTTGCACCTTTCCCAGTGTTCACCTGGATGGCCCCTCATGAAGACCACAGTCTGGACTGCATCAGAGTCGAGGATGTCCACGCCAGTCGCGTGGGCCAGGATCAGCACACGGCCGGACAG TGTCGTGACTGGAACGAGGAGCTACAGAGAGCAAGAGAACTTCCCAGAAACTCCCCCCAGGACTGCCTGCATCGAGGAAGGATCCTATTCAAG ACCAACAGAGACTTTGTGGAAGCTTCCAGGAAAGGAGCAGTGGCGGTTGTCGATGGTCACGTAATGCCGCTGAACCCGGGGGAGCCTCCTCACATGCAGATGTTCCTCTGGAACAACATCTTCTTTAGCCTGGCCCGTGACATAGCTCAGCACTACAGACCACTAGGGGGCGACGCCGCCGCACATGCTGCTGCCAGCTGTGACCTGAGAGGAGTTCAG GCATATACCTCTGTGGACACAGAGGGTCTACACACTCTTGGGTCAGCTGTGGTGGACTATCGTGGTTTCCGTGTCATCGCCCAGACGATTGTTCCTGGGATTCTGGAGAAGAACCAGGAGCAAAGCATCCTATACGGTTCTACTGACCATGGCAGAACTATTATGACACACCCGAG ATTTGTGCAGCTTCTGGAAAAAGCCAGCAAACCTCTAAGAATCCAACCCCACCAGGTGCTGGACCACCGCGACACCCCAGTGGAACTCTATTCTGGCGTGGAGACTAAAGGCATTCTGGGCAATGATGGCAGACACTATATCCTGGACCTTCTGAGGACCTTCCCTGCGGATCTTAACTTCCAGTACTCGGAGGAGACGCAAGTCAACATCGAGGAGGTGCCAAAGGAATGCCAGAGCTTTGGTTACCCACAGCGCCATCATCACAGCCTGGCCAACCTGAGACCAGAACTGATGAACGCCTTTGTCCAGCACAG GTATGACACATATCTCAAGATTGCGGGAACGCATCAGAGAGGAGGGGTCTCAGAATGGAAAGAGCCTGTTGACAACCGAAAAGACACAG ATCATGACAAAGCATCAGGGGGAGACTTTGACATCCGCTTCAACCCTGACCTCTGCTCCCCAG GTGTTCGCTTTGTGTCTGCTGAGGACCTCAGCTGTCAGCGTCGCCTGCTTTGGGACGCTGCTGCTTTTCTTCTCTCCAGTCAGATTCCACTTGTG CTGCAGGACTGTCTGGACCACCGCATGGCGCCAATGGATGGAGCGACTCTGACCTCAGTGCTTCACCAGCGGGGTGTGAACATTCGTTATTTGGGAACCTTGCTTAGGCAGCTGGACAAcatggaggacagcgggagacACTATCATGTCCAG AGGATGTGTGTCATCGAGATGGTCACCCGAAGTGCGAAGCATGTCTTCAGGACCTATCTGCAG gaagtggaacatGCGACTCTGTCTGCTGCCGTCAGCCACTTCCTCAACTGTCTCCTCACATCCTCCACGCTTGACTCCTCAGACCAGATGCTCTCTCGCCGCAGGAGTCACCACCGCCGCCGCAGCCGCAGCCACTGTGGTCGAGCCGCGGGCGCAGCCTGGGCCAGACTGACCCCTAGCGAGCTGTGGGTCAGGATCAGGACCGATGCCGAGGACTACTATCACTACACACTGGATAG TGCCTTCATGGAGGACCACGGCCTGCAGAGGGTCTCTTTGCTGAGAGAGTTCACAATCAAGACTGGCATTCAG GTGCGCATGAGGGACTACACAATGGATTCTCGAACACGAGCCATCTTTGGAGAGGAGGACGTGGTCAACATGTTGGCTGTGGTCAAGCATGTCACATACACGGCCAGCAGCGCCACCTGGCTGCTGGAGCACGCCTACGCAGCCGTGCGGCGAG GGCATGTCAGTGCGGCCTTTGACCTGGTCAGCCAAGCATTGATGCTCTTCACTAGCGTGTGTGGGGCCTTGCACGAGGACACGTGCACGTGTCTTCGTCTGCTGGGACGACTCAGCTACACGCTAGGACAACATGCTAAT GCCGTTCGCCACCAGGAGAGGGCAGTGATGAGCAGTGAGCGAACACGAGGCGTTGATCATCCACAGACCATACATGACTAC ACCTGGCTAGCGCTGTACTGCGTGGCTGCAGGCCAACACTGCACCTCTCTGCGTCTGCTGTATCGTGCTCGCTACCTCACCCTGCTGGTGACTGGGGATGATCATCCGCACATCGCACTGCTGGAT AGCATGCTGGGTGTGGTCCTTCATGGCCTGATGGAGTTGGACCTCTCCTTGAAGTTCCTGCACAATGCCTCAATTCTAACCTCCAAGTACCATGGCGCCACATCCACAAAGCATGCACACAG CCATCATCTTCTGGCCTTGCTGCACCACAGCAGAGGAGACTTTGAGTCAGCGCGGCGGCACGAGAGCCAGGCGTGTTCAATATACGAGACACAG GTTGGGCAGAACCATGATAGGAGCAGGGAGAGCTCCAAGTACCTGAAGGACCTGACTCAGCAGGCTGGGAGAAGCATCAAGCAGGACAGCAAATTGACTCCGCCTCCACAG TGCTTCCATACGATGCTTCAGCAGCTCAACATGACCTGTGAAGATGACCTCATTCCTCTCAG aGCTGAAGAAAGCACACGGCTGAGATTGTGGGAAGTCAAAGTTCAAGACCTGGAGAAATGCTTGTCATCTAACACATTTAGTGCTGCCTTCATGGAGGAGGCAGACGTATTGGGACAGCTTGCAGTCAAGTCAGTCTTTTTGCAGTCCCTTTAG
- the LOC129168772 gene encoding clustered mitochondria protein homolog isoform X1, translated as MRVSLSVSHAHRGCHNPLATPPHWLNKKRHLSCCYSPLVRPQSTMGNMVQCCHMLSGFCKCKDEPSGGMAERSPLLSSRDSDSSSTSTTTPADSEDDILTVSTDVPDGALHPEHFLFPDIVLSSHLGGDATLVEPMVCLLVSEEEEGKRMEVETQTQQEPQVGLPVHTATVVEKEQEVFMLQEDHEDANRKLACRTTAVSLWSEDVSGAGAEDISDEEKVDTHTDHKTEKDQRSVLLQSKTQTSHEEVGRAEMMLQAEDVCCEDLDDHKQPLRDIINLQEMTFSVRIKLPGADILELQVLGQTSVAELQQMLMDHELTCHRTCFSLHLDDTMLDAAMQLSSMEGLCGGMVKVVEESYSIRDARFHLRHVQDLLRSLDPTEAFNGANGRSVSHLTCFTQNRSIDGKSERSRWSPPDFLLPGSLQRPLLPLHPVHSDSEHLQCVRVLAYSSWNPPPGYRKMHGDLMYLHAVTMEGREVNITSSTRGFHLNQSTAFTFNPKPALPTILCHSLVELLSQVSSAFKKNFSSLQRRRIQQHPYERMVAPFPVFTWMAPHEDHSLDCIRVEDVHASRVGQDQHTAGQCRDWNEELQRARELPRNSPQDCLHRGRILFKTNRDFVEASRKGAVAVVDGHVMPLNPGEPPHMQMFLWNNIFFSLARDIAQHYRPLGGDAAAHAAASCDLRGVQAYTSVDTEGLHTLGSAVVDYRGFRVIAQTIVPGILEKNQEQSILYGSTDHGRTIMTHPRFVQLLEKASKPLRIQPHQVLDHRDTPVELYSGVETKGILGNDGRHYILDLLRTFPADLNFQYSEETQVNIEEVPKECQSFGYPQRHHHSLANLRPELMNAFVQHRYDTYLKIAGTHQRGGVSEWKEPVDNRKDTDHDKASGGDFDIRFNPDLCSPGVRFVSAEDLSCQRRLLWDAAAFLLSSQIPLVLQDCLDHRMAPMDGATLTSVLHQRGVNIRYLGTLLRQLDNMEDSGRHYHVQRMCVIEMVTRSAKHVFRTYLQEVEHATLSAAVSHFLNCLLTSSTLDSSDQMLSRRRSHHRRRSRSHCGRAAGAAWARLTPSELWVRIRTDAEDYYHYTLDSAFMEDHGLQRVSLLREFTIKTGIQVRMRDYTMDSRTRAIFGEEDVVNMLAVVKHVTYTASSATWLLEHAYAAVRRGHVSAAFDLVSQALMLFTSVCGALHEDTCTCLRLLGRLSYTLGQHANAVRHQERAVMSSERTRGVDHPQTIHDYTWLALYCVAAGQHCTSLRLLYRARYLTLLVTGDDHPHIALLDSMLGVVLHGLMELDLSLKFLHNASILTSKYHGATSTKHAHSHHLLALLHHSRGDFESARRHESQACSIYETQVGQNHDRSRESSKYLKDLTQQAGRSIKQDSKLTPPPQCFHTMLQQLNMTCEDDLIPLRAEESTRLRLWEVKVQDLEKCLSSNTFSAAFMEEADVLGQLAVKSVFLQSL; from the exons ATGCGCGTGTCCCTGTCTGTCAGCCACGCCCACCGCGGATGTCACAACCCACTGGCCACGCCCCCTCactggttaaataaaaaaagacacctCAGCTGCTGTTACAGTCCTCTTGTCCGCCCACAAAGCACCATGGGTAACATGGTCCAGTGCTGCCACATGCTCTCAGGGTTCTGCAAGTGCAAGGATGAGCCATCAGGGGGCATGGCCGAGAGGTCTCCTCTGCTGTCCAGCCGAGACAGCGACAGCAGCTCCACCTCCACGACCACGCCTGCCGATTCGGAGGACGACATCCTCACCGTTTCCACCGACGTCCCGGACGGGGCCCTGCACcccgagcacttcctgttcccggACATTGTCCTGAGCAGTCACCTCGGGGGGGACGCCACCCTGGTGGAACCCATGGTCTGTTTGCTGGtgtctgaggaggaggaggggaaacGGATGGAGGTGGAGACACAAACGCAGCAGGAGCCACAGGTGGGGTTGCCGGTGCACACGGCGACTGTAGTAGAGAAGGAGCAGGAGGTCTTCATGTTGCAAGAAGATCATGAAGATGCTAACAGGAAGTTAGCTTGCAGGACAACAGCTGTGAGTTTGTGGTCTGAAGATGTGTCAGGAGCGGGTGCAGAGGACATCAGTGACGAAGAAAAAGTAGACACTCACACAGACCACAAGACTGAAAAAGACCAGAGGTCTGTTCTTTTACAGTCAAAGACACAAACGTCACATGAGGAGGTGGGCAGAGCTGAGATGATGTTGCAAGCAG AAGACGTTTGCTGTGAAGATTTGGATGACCACAAGCAGCCACTCAGGGACATCATCAACCTTCAAGAGATGACCTTCTCTGTCAGGATTAAACTTCCTGGAGCGGACATCTTGGAGCTTCAG GTGCTAGGCCAGACGTCTGTGGCGGAGCTTCAGCAGATGTTAATGGATCATGAGCTGACCTGCCATCGCACATGCTTCTCTCTCCATCTGGACGACACTATGCTGGATGCTGCCATGCAGCTGAGCTCCATGGAGGGTCTTTGTGGAGGCATGGTCAAGGTGGTAGAAG AGAGTTACTCCATACGGGACGCTCGCTTCCATCTGAGGCACGTCCAGGATCTTCTGAGGAGCCTGGACCCCACAGAGGCTTTCAATGGAGCCAATGGACGCTCTGTGTCTCACCTCACCTGCTTTACCCAAAATAGAAGCATAG ATGGTAAGAGTGAGAGATCCAGGTGGTCTCCACCTGACTTCCTTCTCCCTGGAAGCCTCCAGCGCCCTCTTCTTCCTCTGCATCCTGTCCACAGCGACTCCGAG CATCTCCAGTGTGTGAGGGTGTTGGCCTACAGCAGCTGGAACCCTCCTCCGGGGTACAGGAAGATGCATGGAGACCTGATGTACCTCCACGCTGTGACCATGGAGGGACGAGAAGTCAACATCACGTCGTCCACACGCGGCTTCCATCTCAACCA GTCAACAGCTTTCACCTTCAACCCCAAACCTGCACTTCCAACAATCCTTTGCCACTCGTTAGTGGAGCTGCTGAGTCAAGTCAGTTCTGCCTTCAAGAAGAACTTCAGCAGCCTGCAGAGGAGAAG GATCCAGCAGCATCCTTATGAGCGGATGGTTGCACCTTTCCCAGTGTTCACCTGGATGGCCCCTCATGAAGACCACAGTCTGGACTGCATCAGAGTCGAGGATGTCCACGCCAGTCGCGTGGGCCAGGATCAGCACACGGCCGGACAG TGTCGTGACTGGAACGAGGAGCTACAGAGAGCAAGAGAACTTCCCAGAAACTCCCCCCAGGACTGCCTGCATCGAGGAAGGATCCTATTCAAG ACCAACAGAGACTTTGTGGAAGCTTCCAGGAAAGGAGCAGTGGCGGTTGTCGATGGTCACGTAATGCCGCTGAACCCGGGGGAGCCTCCTCACATGCAGATGTTCCTCTGGAACAACATCTTCTTTAGCCTGGCCCGTGACATAGCTCAGCACTACAGACCACTAGGGGGCGACGCCGCCGCACATGCTGCTGCCAGCTGTGACCTGAGAGGAGTTCAG GCATATACCTCTGTGGACACAGAGGGTCTACACACTCTTGGGTCAGCTGTGGTGGACTATCGTGGTTTCCGTGTCATCGCCCAGACGATTGTTCCTGGGATTCTGGAGAAGAACCAGGAGCAAAGCATCCTATACGGTTCTACTGACCATGGCAGAACTATTATGACACACCCGAG ATTTGTGCAGCTTCTGGAAAAAGCCAGCAAACCTCTAAGAATCCAACCCCACCAGGTGCTGGACCACCGCGACACCCCAGTGGAACTCTATTCTGGCGTGGAGACTAAAGGCATTCTGGGCAATGATGGCAGACACTATATCCTGGACCTTCTGAGGACCTTCCCTGCGGATCTTAACTTCCAGTACTCGGAGGAGACGCAAGTCAACATCGAGGAGGTGCCAAAGGAATGCCAGAGCTTTGGTTACCCACAGCGCCATCATCACAGCCTGGCCAACCTGAGACCAGAACTGATGAACGCCTTTGTCCAGCACAG GTATGACACATATCTCAAGATTGCGGGAACGCATCAGAGAGGAGGGGTCTCAGAATGGAAAGAGCCTGTTGACAACCGAAAAGACACAG ATCATGACAAAGCATCAGGGGGAGACTTTGACATCCGCTTCAACCCTGACCTCTGCTCCCCAG GTGTTCGCTTTGTGTCTGCTGAGGACCTCAGCTGTCAGCGTCGCCTGCTTTGGGACGCTGCTGCTTTTCTTCTCTCCAGTCAGATTCCACTTGTG CTGCAGGACTGTCTGGACCACCGCATGGCGCCAATGGATGGAGCGACTCTGACCTCAGTGCTTCACCAGCGGGGTGTGAACATTCGTTATTTGGGAACCTTGCTTAGGCAGCTGGACAAcatggaggacagcgggagacACTATCATGTCCAG AGGATGTGTGTCATCGAGATGGTCACCCGAAGTGCGAAGCATGTCTTCAGGACCTATCTGCAG gaagtggaacatGCGACTCTGTCTGCTGCCGTCAGCCACTTCCTCAACTGTCTCCTCACATCCTCCACGCTTGACTCCTCAGACCAGATGCTCTCTCGCCGCAGGAGTCACCACCGCCGCCGCAGCCGCAGCCACTGTGGTCGAGCCGCGGGCGCAGCCTGGGCCAGACTGACCCCTAGCGAGCTGTGGGTCAGGATCAGGACCGATGCCGAGGACTACTATCACTACACACTGGATAG TGCCTTCATGGAGGACCACGGCCTGCAGAGGGTCTCTTTGCTGAGAGAGTTCACAATCAAGACTGGCATTCAG GTGCGCATGAGGGACTACACAATGGATTCTCGAACACGAGCCATCTTTGGAGAGGAGGACGTGGTCAACATGTTGGCTGTGGTCAAGCATGTCACATACACGGCCAGCAGCGCCACCTGGCTGCTGGAGCACGCCTACGCAGCCGTGCGGCGAG GGCATGTCAGTGCGGCCTTTGACCTGGTCAGCCAAGCATTGATGCTCTTCACTAGCGTGTGTGGGGCCTTGCACGAGGACACGTGCACGTGTCTTCGTCTGCTGGGACGACTCAGCTACACGCTAGGACAACATGCTAAT GCCGTTCGCCACCAGGAGAGGGCAGTGATGAGCAGTGAGCGAACACGAGGCGTTGATCATCCACAGACCATACATGACTAC ACCTGGCTAGCGCTGTACTGCGTGGCTGCAGGCCAACACTGCACCTCTCTGCGTCTGCTGTATCGTGCTCGCTACCTCACCCTGCTGGTGACTGGGGATGATCATCCGCACATCGCACTGCTGGAT AGCATGCTGGGTGTGGTCCTTCATGGCCTGATGGAGTTGGACCTCTCCTTGAAGTTCCTGCACAATGCCTCAATTCTAACCTCCAAGTACCATGGCGCCACATCCACAAAGCATGCACACAG CCATCATCTTCTGGCCTTGCTGCACCACAGCAGAGGAGACTTTGAGTCAGCGCGGCGGCACGAGAGCCAGGCGTGTTCAATATACGAGACACAG GTTGGGCAGAACCATGATAGGAGCAGGGAGAGCTCCAAGTACCTGAAGGACCTGACTCAGCAGGCTGGGAGAAGCATCAAGCAGGACAGCAAATTGACTCCGCCTCCACAG TGCTTCCATACGATGCTTCAGCAGCTCAACATGACCTGTGAAGATGACCTCATTCCTCTCAG aGCTGAAGAAAGCACACGGCTGAGATTGTGGGAAGTCAAAGTTCAAGACCTGGAGAAATGCTTGTCATCTAACACATTTAGTGCTGCCTTCATGGAGGAGGCAGACGTATTGGGACAGCTTGCAGTCAAGTCAGTCTTTTTGCAGTCCCTTTAG